A window of the Sebastes fasciatus isolate fSebFas1 chromosome 11 unlocalized genomic scaffold, fSebFas1.pri SUPER_11_unloc_2, whole genome shotgun sequence genome harbors these coding sequences:
- the LOC141763554 gene encoding tripartite motif-containing protein 16-like — MAQQGVQLDHERFSCSICLDLLKDPVTTSCGHSYCMNCIKGFWDGEDEKKIYSCPQCRQTFTPRPVLMKNTIISDLVEELKKTGLQAAPADHCYAGPEDVACDFCTGRKLKAFKSCLVCLASYCEKHLQPHYDVAPLKKHKLVEPSKKLQENICSRHDEVMKMFCRTDQQCICYLCSVDEHKGHDTVTAAAERTERQRELEVSRLNIQQRIQDREKDVKLLQQEVEAVNRSADKAVKDSEKIFTELICLMEKRSCDVKQQVRSQQKSEVSRVKELQEKLEQEITELKRRDAELKLLSHTEDHNTFLYSYHSLSPLSESTSSINIRPLSYFEDVTAAVSEVRDKLQDVLREKWTNVSQTVTEVDVLLSQPEPKTRAGFLQYSREITLDPNTANTHLLLSEGNRKATLMRKQQSYSSHPDRFTDWCQVLSRESLTGRCYWEVEWRGIGVEVAVAYKSIRRAEGECQFGFNDKSWTLDCYINSYTFWYNYVQTPVSGPQSSRVGVYLDHSAGILSFYSVSETMTLLHRVQTTFTEPLYAGLRLYCVGDTAELCKLK, encoded by the coding sequence atggcgcagcaaggagttcagctggaccaCGAAAGGTTCTCTtgttccatctgtctggatctactgaaggatccggtgactacttcctgtggacacagctactgcatgaactgtattaaaggcttctgggatggagaggatgagaagaagatctacagctgtcctcagtgtaggcagaccttcacaccgaggcctgtcctgatgaaaaacaccataATATCAGATctagtggaggaactgaagaagactggactccaagctgctcctgctgatcactgctatgctggacctgaagatgtggcctgtgatttctgcactgggaggaaactgaaagccttcaagtcctgtctggtgtgtctggcctcttactgtgagaaacacctccagcctcattatgatgtggctccattaaagaaacacaagctggtggagccctccaagaagctccaggagaacatctgctctcgtcacgacgaggtgatgaagatgttctgtcgtactgatcagcagtgtatctgttatctctgctctgtggatgaacataaaggccacgacaccgtcacagctgcagcagaaaggaccgagaggcagagagagctggaggtgagtcgactcaacatccagcagaggatccaggacagagagaaagatgtgaagctgctccaacaggaggtggaggctgtcaatcgctctgctgataaagcagtgaaggacagtgagaagatcttcaccgagctgatctgtctcatggagaaaagaagctgtgatgtgaagcagcaggtcagatcccagcagaaaagtgaagtgagtcgagtcaaagagcttcaggagaagctggagcaggagatcactgagctgaagaggagagacgctgagctgaagctgctgtcacacacagaggatcacaatACGTTTTTATATAGCTACCACTCACTGTCACCGCTCAGCGAGtctacatccagcatcaatatccgtcctctgagctactttgaggacgtgacggcggctgtgtcagaagtcagagataaactacaggacgttctgagagagaaatggacaaacgtctcacagacagtgactgaagtggatgttttactgtcacaaccagagcccaagaccagagctggattcttacagtattcacgagaaatcacactggatccaaacacagcaaacacacatctgttattatctgaggggaacagaaaagcaacattaatgagAAAACAACAGTCTTattctagtcacccagacagattcactgattggtgtcaggtcctgagtagagagagtctgactggacgttgttactgggaggtggagtggagagggATAGGAGTTGAGgtagcagtcgcatacaagagtatcaggagagcagAGGGTGAATGTCAATTTGGAttcaatgacaaatcttggacTTTAGATTGTTACATTAACAGTTATACATTTTGGTACAACTATGTTCAAActcccgtctcaggtcctcagtcctccagagtaggagtgtacctggatcacagtgcaggtattctgtccttctacagcgtctctgaaaccatgactctcctccacagagtccagaccacattcactgagcctctctatgctggacttagGCTTTATTGTGTTGGAgacactgctgagttgtgtaaactgaaatag